The Lactuca sativa cultivar Salinas chromosome 2, Lsat_Salinas_v11, whole genome shotgun sequence genome includes a window with the following:
- the LOC128132335 gene encoding uncharacterized protein LOC128132335 translates to MKKARYHEMLRSDIRQFVSRSSYKTLDDMIARARERKIDLEMEKKRKPEAVSSTSSSGKKPKVSDSRSKSQQSHGRCGKCGRLHNGVCKAGSSGCYKCSRTRHLSKDCMAPAIAVAASDLICFQCNQRGHKKSQCPSLAAVGKVVAPAPATLRITDGRQGRAEAPVAKSRVFQMTTEEVRATPDVVTGSFSVNDIPAMVLFDSGATRSFVSLVLSKRFSRAPGELDCPLEVEIADDRTVRVARVHRGCSLQLFDEQFSVDLVPIPLRGNKVIVGVDWISPNGAVIDCELQLVRVRTPSGGELVIQGERPQRGPTFCSAARARRYFQQGCAGYVAYVLDAREKGKTIVDDVPIVRDFPDCDKKEWLETHGGARSEVGWWCNVAMKTKA, encoded by the exons atgaagaaggcccgttatcatgagatgttgcggagcgatatccgtcagtttgtgagccggtccagctataaaacgctggatgacatgattgctagggctcgggagaggaagattgatctcgagatggagaagaagaggaaaccggaggcggtttcgagTACAagcagttcgggcaaaaagcccaaggtttctgaTTCCAGATCCaagagtcagcagagccacggccgatgtggcaagtgtgggagattgcacaatggggtgtgcaaggcagggagttctggTTGCTACAAGTGCAGTCGGACTAGGCATTTGAGCAAGGATTGTATGGCCCCTGCTattgccgttgcagcatcagatctgatttgctttcagtgcaatcagaggggacataaaaagtcccagtgtccgagtttagctgcagtagggaaggtggttgcacctgcccctgctactttgaggattacagatggccgacagggccgagccgaggcgccagtggcgaagagtagggtgtttcagatgacaacagaggaggtgcgagcgactcctgatgtggtgacgg ggtcgttctctgtgaacgacattcctgctatggtattattcgattcgggggctacccgatcatttgtatcgcttgtgcttagcaagagatttagcagagctccaggggagctggattgtccactagaggttgagatagcagatgacaggaccgtgagggtcgccagagtgcatagagggtgttctcttcagttgtttgacgagcagttttcggtggacctggttcctattcccctgcgagggaataaggttattgtaggCGTGGATTGgataagccccaatggggcggtgattgattgtgagcttcagctagtgagggttcgcactcccagtgggggagagttagtgattcagggcgagaggccacagcgcggaccgaccttttgttctgccgcaagggcgaggcgctattttcagcagggctgcgctggttatgtagcttatgtcttggatgcccgggagaagggcaagacgatagttgatgatgttccgatagtgcgagacttcccagat